atttttacaaaattaaaggAGTAATTTTAGTCCTCATTAaccgttaaaataaaaaaattttatttttatttttacaaaacgttaatagaaaaaaattaaaattgaaaagaacttaaatattaaatccatCAAATTCGTCATTTTCAATAGGAtctaattgtaaaataatagcaatatTATTCAGtcgttaattgaaaaaaattttttcacgggACAAAATGGGCTTCcctaaaaaatattccaaaagcTACGGCATTGAATTCTTTGTACAATAaagtaactaataaataaaaaaaacttaaaattaaatattagaacaggttaataaatttaagaaaaaagtaatagtggaattctttatttattatcaatcaatAATCAACATTATactataaaatcatataaatattgataaattcaaatgttatttaaattattaagtaaaacgTATAGATAAAAACatcttacatatatatttaagaatttaaatatcatttatttaacattattgaaaagaattatgTCTTGCTCTCTGATAAGAAGGTTtgtatgaattaattttatcttgcGAAATTTCCTGTTGCAAGTATTTCGAATGATCCAGCCCGATAAGTTTAGGAGCCAAAAATCCTCCGTAGCCTCTAGCCCCGCGATGGAATATCCCAACACCAGTTAGCGCCGTATGACCCGTTATACCAGCTGGACGAGCATCAATAAAGGGAATAACTATTTGTCCAGAAGTTTTTGTGAAATCACCTACTTGGaatttaatcaattgattagGTTTTGACATTacttcatttttcaaatttttcaagggGTCATCGCAGTTTGATAGATTTATTTCcgatctaaaattaaaataataataataataataataataacaacaaaataataatatttgaagttaaataaataattgaaaaattaacgaacctaattttataatattctttGTTATTAAAGGACATCCGAAGAGGATTTATCCATTCATTAGAGTTTTCGTTTGCGACTAACTCACCGGTGAAATAGTCGAATTTTGTTGGATAGACCTCGATAGTTATTGCCTCAGATGATCTTATATGACTAAATTTAACACCAGTGACGACGTAACCTCTGTCAACTATTACATCGTCTAACCAAATAGTTCTGTCATTGTAATTCAAAAAGGTGTAATCAGTCTTAAGAACCAGAGGGACTTCGTCGTCTTTTGTCAGCTTGACAAATGATCCCTCGGGAGTATTTTTTCTGTATTCTAAGTCATCTAGTTTAACCCATCGTAGAGTGCTACGGTTCACTCTACCTTCTGATAAAAGTTTACCCTCTTGAATTTGTATGTGCATCATGTTATCTTTTTTTTGGAAACGAACGTTTGTAACGAccctgaaaaatataatttgtatttcaattttttaaaataaaactacggGACTGAATTCagatattattgataattgttgattgtttatttaatgataataatctgTACCATTGAATAagctttaaatatattttgaaaaattataaacgacatcaataactatattaaaattcttgatGAATTTCAATACTgagttttcatttaaatttattatttaaaaattgtttcaatttaaaacaataataacagtaattaaaaattcttacatATTGTTTTTGACATCAGAAAACTGCGGTATAAAACTAATAGCCCGTGTTGCAACAGATTCAGCACCTTCTTCAGAACATTGACAGATACAACTAGAGCAGGGCATCTGAGTAAACGTGTTGATGTAAGTACCATCGCATTCTTGTATCATGTCGTTATTAACACTCCTTTTAATCCATTTATAACGACTTTCCTTTTCAATGcgctacaaataaataatttatttagaaaaataatagttattggTTACAATTGAGTATGTctgatgataaaattataaacttaccGCTTCACACAAGTGATTGTTATTGCTTGTTCGACAATTATGCAGTCTTCCATGACATTGGAATCGTGGACAGTAAGAAGGAGTTGTAGAGAACTTATCATGATCATTAATGTTAGACTTTTCACGATCAAAGTTGAGACACTCAAGTTGACGTTTAGTATCGATACTTCCACATGAATCTGAACACTTGTTATCCAACTGAGCGACGTTCATATAATAACTTCCAAACAAAAGCGTCATTTCGAAACTGGTCTCGTCTTtaatagaatatatatttgaataattattaatctgaTAGAAAACGtgtactttaataattaataaaataacaaagttgattaaataaatataagggATATAACACTAGGAGAATTTAGTGAactataattttgaaataaaccgccgatttttaaatttcttttgttaACTCTCTCAGTTTGGATGAGactttacttattattttatttattgagagaCCGTTTGGTGTAAAGTAGACTGCTTTTATTCAAACgataaatctaaatatatttaaagattttaaatatttataaataaaaatattactggCGTCTGTTTTGGTCCGTGATGaggattattgtaaatatgaACACGAggaagttaatttttattataaataaataaaatgactaGGTCATCATTTTGCtggtaattagttttttttatttaccggTCTATTGACTTATCCTTTAACATAAATCCTATAGccttttataaaactttttttttcatttcacttTCATCCcactttctctctctctctctcttttccCAATCGGTGTTTGATTGTTTTTTCGATACTGACAGCTcccattttcttttttttatcatatacgCGAGcaagtaaatgaaatttattcaagataaaataataaaactgtaACCGTAGATGGTACAATAAGTTTTACTTTGGCTACCCTTGGGTTTTTGTCACTTGCTTTCTACTgacaattattgttataaaactttatgtTCAATTAATTCATGTATGTTGTTAAAACAATATTAATGTTTGTAACATTTTACTTACCTTTAATATGTCTAGCCGGATCACAACGCATTAATTCAGACGGTATAGATGCCAGGGCATTTTTCATAGCCGATAAATATCTACGTGATCTATCCATGAACATTTGAACAGCGACATCAGTTTCGTTTTTATAATACactaataataaagatatcgaaattatttaatttgttatttttctccTGATAAATTGAATGATTCAATCAGTAACTTACTTCTCTGTTCGAGTTCACTTTGCCTGTATGCAACAGTTATCATGAGGAATGCACGTAGTTCAGTAATCATAACCATATTGTATATTACTTTTAACTGGTCTTGGTATGTGGAAGTCAAGTCACATCGTTGTTGAAACGTAAGACTctgaaaaagttaattaactgCTATTGATGatgtcataaatttatttaaaagaaagaaatcATTTAGTTGAGGGGCCGAGCCTACagatgatttttatatattaagaaatcatctatattattaagagaataaggaaaattttcctccagcctgattaagaaaaatgatttactttatgctaagtttatatatacatatatatatatatattagtctattcaaattgttttaaatcatttcaaattgttttgaatcatttcaaataatttttcttaatcaatcatatctctatgataaacccgggtcgaaaaatttgatctgattttagtctaacaAAACTGTATTTGGATTAATTGATCTGTATTTGAActagttgatctgtttttaaatttttatgaaaattcaaagttgTTTTTGATCTAACGACTTCTATTTGTGCTTTTTCATAGTTTCAGATGTTTTTATGCATTAGTTAGTTCAATCCttggttaaaaatactgattgaaaagaattaagaagcggtcactccatgcaaattatatattagggtggttgttaaaaattaaattttctcaggcgcCCTATAAAAAACTTctttgtaatgaaaaaaaaatatgggagGAATTaagttttttcgttttaagtaaaaagaacacgtgccGAAGAacgatcaaagttcatttttcgatacaatcgcAGTTCTTTCTAAATATCTccatgaaatatgcagattaaaggaaaaatctataggaacaattttgtaggaaattaaatttttgacaaaaaaggttattttcattttttctaaaaaatgtgtattcatgaaaatattttgaaaaaacttttttcagatCTGATGAATTGAGCGTTTtaaggattaaaaattttgaaaataacatttttctagGTATACAGAAACTGTAAcaagtattaataattgatatgttACGAGCTGCGAAGTTGtctatatttatgaaaaaacgttatttttaacattcgttATCCTTAAAATGCCAAATTGAAAAGAtcaagaaaagtttttttaaaatatcttcatgaATACAcgttttataagaaaaatgaacatgaccttttttgtctataatttaatttcctacagaaTTGTTTCTAtggtttttttctttaatctgCGTACttcatgagatattttaaaaaatccacgattgtatcgaaaaatgaactttgatcgtcCTGCGGCACttgttctttttacttaaaacgaaaaaactaaattcctcacgtattttttcactaaaaagaagctttttatgggGCGCCTGAGAAAATTTCAATGACCACcctactttatatttatatatactttcaaaagaattgaaattattaaaaagaattcgaatttcatcatttttaattcgtttcaatcaatatttttaaacagggaTGTCAGTTGGGTTATACAATTATCGAAATCAATAAGCTTGCGAATTAACGACAGAATGTGTCTTACTAAAgttcaatgataaaaataaacataataactGAGAGTAAATTGGTAAGGctcaaataaacaattaaattcaaatcaaattcaataaatttggtAGTAAAATTGGGAGAGGAAATGATGGTAACCGCCATTAGtgcgtttatgaaatatcaacccatataatgttatggtaataattatctgGAATTATGGGATAAACGCCCGTaatttctgggaaaagtttctaTCTAGTAAATTATGACGGCAGACATTCTATAAACTAAACTTTATCGTTATCTTAAATAAACAAGATTAAATCATGATTTGTAACCAGAATCGTACTCAAgatgttgaataaaattgacacaaaaaaaaagaaatatttaaaaataacttacatTTTTATCTCTAACAAAGTAAGTGAGAATGCTGTCGGTCACATCAGATGATCTTTGAGGTGTAAAAAGATTGCACATTTGATCAAGAGTATCTAGAGGATTCTCTACTTTCAATGACGTTATAGTTCTTCTTAAACTTTGAAATGATTCATAATTGAGAACCTCATCGTTGTTAAAATGACTTATAAGCTTCTTATATAATTCGTCTATTCTATTAGTATACTGGACCAAACTATCTATTGCcctgtttaatttaaaattattatcaatttttttagcggctTTTTTCAATCGGCTTTTCAGCTCATCGTGAACAGTGAAAGCTAATATGTCAACTTGTCTTATGACAGTGTCGAAGTTAGTAATCAGTTTTGCTATTTGCTTATCCTGTTCAGATGCTTCTCTGCCATATGAATTGAAATCAACTGATACTCTTTGTGTGCTAAGCTCTAATTCCAACATATTCAAGTCAGATTCGGTGAACTCTGATTTTACGTCAACTTCTACTTGGAATTCCTCCTTAAGTTCGCTGTggaatttttcataatcacGTGAATGATCAGGTGCCATTTCTTGCTCTATAAACATATTTGCAACGTCACAAACTATACCAACGACATCACTTATTATTGAACCGATATCGAATATACTGGCGAAACTTAAACCCTGTACTTCAtgctgattatttattattagtaatgataataataaaaatgataacttgttcattttcatttttttagtttttcaagtTTGGTTCAACCTGTAgcaaatgataatatttaaattgttaaaaaaaaaaaaaaataataataataataataataataacaataataattgattataattattaaatagacgTACCTGAGAAT
This genomic window from Microplitis demolitor isolate Queensland-Clemson2020A chromosome 6, iyMicDemo2.1a, whole genome shotgun sequence contains:
- the LOC103575084 gene encoding uncharacterized protein LOC103575084; protein product: MKMNKLSFLLLSLLIINNQHEVQGLSFASIFDIGSIISDVVGIVCDVANMFIEQEMAPDHSRDYEKFHSELKEEFQVEVDVKSEFTESDLNMLELELSTQRVSVDFNSYGREASEQDKQIAKLITNFDTVIRQVDILAFTVHDELKSRLKKAAKKIDNNFKLNRAIDSLVQYTNRIDELYKKLISHFNNDEVLNYESFQSLRRTITSLKVENPLDTLDQMCNLFTPQRSSDVTDSILTYFVRDKNSLTFQQRCDLTSTYQDQLKVIYNMVMITELRAFLMITVAYRQSELEQRMYYKNETDVAVQMFMDRSRRYLSAMKNALASIPSELMRCDPARHIKDETSFEMTLLFGSYYMNVAQLDNKCSDSCGSIDTKRQLECLNFDREKSNINDHDKFSTTPSYCPRFQCHGRLHNCRTSNNNHLCEARIEKESRYKWIKRSVNNDMIQECDGTYINTFTQMPCSSCICQCSEEGAESVATRAISFIPQFSDVKNNMVVTNVRFQKKDNMMHIQIQEGKLLSEGRVNRSTLRWVKLDDLEYRKNTPEGSFVKLTKDDEVPLVLKTDYTFLNYNDRTIWLDDVIVDRGYVVTGVKFSHIRSSEAITIEVYPTKFDYFTGELVANENSNEWINPLRMSFNNKEYYKIRSEINLSNCDDPLKNLKNEVMSKPNQLIKFQVGDFTKTSGQIVIPFIDARPAGITGHTALTGVGIFHRGARGYGGFLAPKLIGLDHSKYLQQEISQDKINSYKPSYQRARHNSFQ